In the genome of Astatotilapia calliptera chromosome 18, fAstCal1.2, whole genome shotgun sequence, the window TAAGTTCCAAGCTGCACCTTTAAAGTACGGTCACAAAATTCCTctttaatattatatattttttgtgtgtgagaaaTATAAGACACTCTTCTATTTTAATCCATACAGTTAGATTTTATATAAAAAGAAGATGTGAACATAATGCAACCTGCTATTTGAACACAGCTAAATAAGTTTACTAAATTGTCAAGGACAGTGAAGCTATTACTCAGATGTTTACTTTTCCACGTTTTAAACTCAAAGTAAATAGTGCACAGTGTGATTTGTTTCCCACAAATATCtgccacaacacacacacacacacacacacacacacaaatacaaccTATACCTATCTGGGCTTTTTACTTTCTTGATCCAGAAAGAGATTCCAGATTGGTAATCAAAATTTAATTTGTGTATATGGCATATTGAAGCGACTGaaaaagaagcttttaaaaattcatttcctttgtcacacacataaatgtgtatgttatgtgtttgtgtctgttaattttttctctaatagtTAATCCATCAGTATGCTGGCTATTGTTAAtgctaaaatatatttattgtttatacataaaatacattttaatggatAAAGGTTATGCTTGCTAAATTTCTGACTTCTCAGAGAAGCCCAGTGTGATGACTCAAGGATGGGTAGAAAAAGGTGAGTCAAGTGATTTTATAgtaatttttaatttgttgttcgcagatttaaataatatttgcaTCGTCAGTGTCTAAGTatatataaataagaaaataaaatgcaacctACCATTGGAGATGCTGGCAGTGTTGCCTCTGGCATGACATTTACAGGACTTACTAAATATGTAAATCTAATTACACTGCTCATTCAGTATTCTAAGAAATTATGTTTAACTATAAGTATACTAactcttttcacttttactaaTGTTTTGACTCACTAATACTgacttctatttaaaaaaaaatgctgactgTCACAAGagaaaaagtctttaaaagtctttaaaaacatTCTTTGTCTTTAAGTAAAAACTTATACCTTAAGGACAATGTTAAGTCACATAGCCAAGGTTACCATTTCCAAACTTTTAAAACGAAAAGCCCAAAGCACTTTTTATAGTAAATTCTGTAAACTAACTTGATTTCCCCCTAATAGTAGaatcagtatttatttttccctgTGTGCTCCTCAGATCTCTCCTCCAAATGAACACATTCTGGTGAACAATCCCTCCAGGCCCTGGTGGCAGAGATACCAGCCAATCAGCTACAAGCTCTGCTCAGGCTCTGGCAGTGAGACAGAACTGAAAGACGTGATCACCTGATGTAAAAACGTTGGGGTAAACTAAATTACAGCTGCCATTTAATGATTTTAacgattttttaaaatgattttcatgAGCATAGATGCTGTCCTCAGAAATCAAGAGAAAACATGCTGATTTTATCCAAATTAAAATCAGAGTTCTTCATGTGTCAGCTGAATTATTAAAGCTACAGATATCATGTGTTATGTTTGCAATTTGTCCTATCCCCTTGTCTAACATTTTATGTAATGTAGTTAATGGACAGCCTCATTCCAACTGATGGAACAACCAGAGCAACCTTTGGATGAGGAAAAGGTGGTTTTATAATTTTTAACATTGATGACTGATAAGGATTTTCTTCTCTAAGGACTTTGTGTCTGACTGCTTCCGAATATTTTACtgctttacaataaaaataatttcacccATCTAAATAAAGCAATTGCTTAAATGTCTTAGAAGAAGACTGTTTGAGAATATATCAAAATATAGTTGATATGCAGATAATCtaccaaaaagacaaacaatttcCAAATCAAACTTATTCTACAATTAtgaaaaagtgtaaaaagaaaaacatctatatttttaagcatttaGTTTTTCATTACTCAGAAAGTGAAAACTGTTTCACAAAGAGCACTATtaactgtattttattattattgctactATATAATGCAAAAAAGACATCTGCAAATGCCACAAACTGCAGTTTTGCTGTTACTCCCAAAGAAACCACACTCTATTGGTAACTCCTTCAGATAAGACTGTTGAGTTTGTAAAACACTTTGTTACTGTGGAAAACTTACTGTATATCTAGGCAATTCTACCAATCTGCATTTTCCATTCACCTTTCCACACACCTTTCTGCGCTTTTTATTTGCTTGATCCCGAAAGAGATTCCAGATTGAAAACCAAAATTAAATTTGTGGATATGACATCTGGTTATTGACCTGAGTGAAGAAAAATCgaagttttaaaaatacaatttctttGTCACCATATTTTAGCAAATGCAAGATAAATCTCACAAAATCACTTGAGCTAGAataagtggttaaaaaaaaatctttaatggGCTATAATGCTGTGGCTATATTTGAAGTGCACGTTAGTCACATTTggaaatcaacacacacacacacacacacgcacgcacgcacgcacgcacacacacacacacacacacacacacacacacacacactgctttttATTTGCTTGATCTCAAACGTGACTCCACATTAATTTTCCTGCTAAATACTAATAATATCAAACTGTCAAGGACAGTCATAGTATTTTATTACCAAAAAAccctttctgtgctttttttttgcttcatccCAAGATTCCAGATTTGTAAGTAAAATTCGATTTCCGTATGCAGCATGGTTACTGAACTGGGTGaacaaatactaaaaaaaaataatcaaaaactaTTTTTGCACTAAGTTTTACAATAGCGTATATATGCATAAATGTTTGAAGTATCTACTTAAAAATGGTACTGCTACCTTACCTCATCTACATTTAATCTgactgttttacagatggcatCAAAGTATTTTTTGATAAAACATCACAACTACTGAGTAATATTCAtctttaaatattatatttttctcaATTTTTTGAGAAAAGCAAAGTACTCTTCTAATTTTCATAGTAAAATTCATACATTTTCATTCCTTTTAAAAGGGGATGTGAGCAAAACACAGTCTGCTATTTTTCCTGCTGAACACAGCTAAACATATCTATCGAATTTTCAAGGACAGTGGCGCTATTATCCCTGTTTACTTTTCCACTTTTAAACCCCAGAGTAAATAGTGCTCAGAGTGATTCACTTTCCCACAAATGACTGCTATcacaagacacacacatacacacacacacatacatgaacaagaaaaccaaaataaaaacaataacaacacaagataaagcaaagaaaaaagtgtttcttttgAGGCATGATTAAGTTCGTGCTGAGCAATGTCATAATATGACGATGGGGGTAGGTTAACTGGCAGTTCTAAAATGACCATATGTGAATGTGATCATtaatgtttgtctgtctgtgacaGACTTGTGACATGTTCATGACATACTCTGCCCCCCACTCTACAGGCTCCAGCACCTCCTCTGACCCTGACTTagataagtggaaaaaaatgggTGGATGGTTGGATATTATGTACCTTATGTTTGCCTTTCTAATCTTGCCTCAAGGATTTTCCccctttttgcttgttttacaaAAGCAAGAAAGTGTGATAAAAATGCACCTGTTTGGTTTCCACACCCAATGATATATGCCATTCTCTCATTGGTTCAGCAGAGGAAAAAGTGAGTATAAATACTTTGAAAACACTGCGGCAGAGTGTGACTGCTTTTGGTTTTCTCATCGATCAAAAGCATGAAGTTGTTCGTCTTGGTGGCTCTGTTCGGGCTTGGCCTTGCCCAGCACAACCCCCAATTTAAGAATGGAAGGACTGCCATCGTCCACCTGTTTGAATGGCGTTGGGCTGACATTGCTCAAGAGTGTGAACGCTTCTTGGGTCCCAAAGGCTTTGGCGGAGTTCAGGTCTGTATAGCTGAGCATTAAGGGACACATTGGACAAtcctttcttttcctgtttcatacaCAGACACGTGtgtgttatgtgtctgtgtgtgtttatttttgctatTATTATCAAAACTATTATCAATATTATCAAACTATGCTTTTTACTTTCTCATTAGAATGACGTCTAAACTATCTTTTACTAATGTTTTGACTCACTAGcactgagaatttttttttttttgcaaggaAGTCCTGACTGTAgcgccaaataacaacaacacttgttgttgttttttctcctttgcgCTCCTCAGATCTCTCCTCCAAATGAACACATTCTGGTGAACAATCCCTTCAGGCCCTGGTGGCAGAGATACCAGCCAATCAGCTACAAACTCTGCTCAAGATCTGGCAGTGAGGCAGAACTGAAAGACATGATCTCCCGCTGCAACAATGTTGGGGTAAACTAAATTACAGTTGACATTTAATGTTAGGTATTTCAGACTTCTTCATTTGACAGACGTCATTTGACAACAAGTTAATACCAGATTCCTTTTATGAGAATTTTAGAACAACATTATAGACACAGTACCTGGTGGGCTAGAATAAATTCATGAAGATCAACAATTTAACGAATTAGCATGATTTGAAATGACCAtgcaaagaaaatgaataaaactgaccTAGTTATGTTAACTAACAGGTTAACATCTATGTGGATGCTGTTATCAACCACATGTGTGGATCTGGTGGCGGAGCAGGAACCCACTCTTCATGTGGAAGCTGGTTTGATGCTGGCAAAGAAGACTTCCCCAGTGTCCCGTATTCTAACTTGGACTTCAATGACAATAAATGCAAGACTGGGAGTGGTGAAATTGAGAACTATGGTGATATATATCAGGTAAGAAATGTCACACAGACAagtcaaactttattttaaaagtttactcATTTAAACATTGACTTAAGCTCTTCATACTGATTTCTATTATTTTGACCTTTCTGGCTGTTTTACACCAAATTCCTTTTTTGACTGTTGGCAAAATCTACCTACAGAATCAGGAGAGGAGGAAGTAAATTATATACACTGATACATCTTAAACTCTTgaaattttctttaatttctttaatttaattttttagacAATTTTTTAGACGTAATTATGTTGTCTAGCAGTTACCTTTAACAGGCTAAAATGAACAATTTAGCATCTTAATTgtgtcaataaaaacatgaatataaTAATTTATGATTATTATGATGCCATCACATTGCTTGGCAATCAccttacaaaaataataataattatataaacgaGTAGGACCTGACCATTGTAGGGGATCCAAATTTTTTGTTGTCTATGTAATTATATAAACAGCAAATAATATCCCTGTTGTCTGACTTTTCACATGACAAGACCAAGGAAAACAATAGCATGaaaaaaatgatacatttttaaaaatgtatttgtaagATAAGCCTTAAAATACACATACGGTTATGATAGCATTTTAATTTTAGTCATtactgactttttgttttttttttagaaaaagggAGTAAACAACACCAGGAAGACTGAAGCTTTAGTTTATTAAACATGCTGTTTTGAAATAGCAAATCTTATTAAGATCAAATAAATTGCGAAATTTTAAAGCATATATTTTATACTTGATTTTTCTATTACCAAATATTCTAATAATATAGTCTATACTTTCAGATGCTAAACACAACCAGAGCATATTCCTTGTTGTTCATTGCATTTCCTAATTTGAACTAAATTTTCAAAACAGGcaaagttggaaaaaaaagtcatcttTAGTTAGAGAAGAGACATTTGTCTCTACCTTCTCATCTTTCTTTTAGAATGACTACATTGATTTCGCTAAACGTTCTAATTGAGAATACTATAGTAGAAACATATCAATTCCAGCACAGTGTACAATGTCTTGCTTCTTAGCTCCACAATCTGAATAAATATGAACTGCTGTAGGTACGTGACTGCCGTCTGGTGGGTCTGCTGGATCTTGCCCTGGAGAAAGACTATGTTAGGGGCAAAGTGGCCGAGTTCATGAACAAGCTGATTAACATGGGTGTGGCTGGATTCAGAGTGGATGCCTGCAAGCACATGTGGCCTGGTGATCTGAGTGCTGTCTATGGTCGTCTGAACAACCTTAACACCCAGTGGTTCCCCGGTGGCGCCAGACCTTTCATTTTTCAGGAGGTCAGTTTTTCTGGACAAACTGTATCTAGAGCAGCCATCAAACAGGATGGAAGAGAAGCatttacaaatacaaacattCAAGGAGAACATTAAAGTAACTACTATTtggcaagaaaacaaaagcacataaTGGTATACAAAATGAAGATTAGGGtaatgacagaaagaaagagaagcaaagtgattttatttatttaaaccctTTCTAATTTACAGATTATGGATGATATACATTTTGAACTGAATCAGCTTCCTGGGGTATGAATTTCGCGCTTTTCACTCTAGGTTATTGATCTGGGAGGTGAGCCCATTACAGCTAATGAGTACGTCGGCCTTGGAAGAGTGACTGAGTTTAAATATGGTGCCAAAATGGGAGAGGTCTTCAGAAAGTGGAACAACCAGAAGCTTTCCTACACTAAGTATGTGTTGTTTCTACTGGTATATCTAAGGAAAATATTACACAATTTAATATAAAAGATTTCTTTAAAGATATAACAGAGATATGTCATTGTTAACAATACTCTttgtaaaggaaaaacaaacagataaaaactaCTATAAAGGTGCAGGGTCCGACAAATTGGTTGTCAAAGTCAATTTCACATCCATCATATGTTGACTTTTTGAGAATGAGAATTTTACAGGAGTGTAGTTAGAGTAACCAGTGCAAACTCTATCTTAAGTACTGGTCTGAACAAAGACTTTGTAATGATCAgctataatttaaaaatatatatataataaaatacatttctttttttctttgctgtgtttAGGAACTGGGGAGAAGGATGGGGTTTCATGGCTAATGGGAATGCTCTCGTCTTCACTGACAACCATGATAACCAAAGAGGCCATGGTGCTGGCGGTGCATCCATCCTTACATTCTGGGACCCCAGGCTCTACAAGATGGCTGTTGCTTACATGCTTGCCCACCCTTACGGTGTAACCAGGGTCATGTCTAGCTATCGGTGGGACCGCAACATTGTAAATGGACAAGTATGTTCACTTGTCATGGAATGATGCAATATTTAGTGTGTATCAGACGCTTTTTTGTTGAATCCGTTCATTAACGCTTGTATTATAGGATCAGAATGACTGGATTGGACCCCCCAGCAATGGTGATGGGTCAACCAAGCCTGTTACTATCAACTCTGACCAGACCTGTGGGAATGGATGGGTTTGTGAGCATAGATGGCGTCAGATCACGTAAGTCCACAGAAATCAGGAGAAAGCACACTGACCTTATGCAAATTCACATTGTTCTGCTTTGTCAGCTAGACCATCAAAACTGTAGATATCATGTATTATGATTGTAATTTGTCCTTTCTCCTATTTAGTAACATGGTCACTTTCCGTAATGTGGTCAATGGACAGCCTCACTCCAACTGGTGGGACAACCAGGGCAACCAGGTTGCCTTTGGGCGTGGTAACCGTGGTTTCATCGTTTTTAACAATGAGGACTGGTAAGGATTATGttctctttgtttgtgtgtgtgtaatttaaaaaagcttAGTTCAAAAATGTCTGTAGTTTTTAAGCCTTCAAGCCTTTTCAAGACTACACTACtactacaataataataataatattaataataagtattattatataattattaattattatataattattattataggaTCTATATAATTATCATATTATCCACAAAAGACATCTGGAAATGAAATGTCTATTGCTTTTGCTGTTACTCCAAACCAGCACTGTATTATTTTGGACTGCTGAGTCAGTAAAACTCTCTCAACAGAGAATGAGAAAAATGAGCTGCATCACATATGTTATGcatatttatgttttcttttttttcttttttaccagaTATGTAATGCCTTCCTTTGCCCAAGTGGTATTATATagctttatatttgtttttttgtcttgaaaGCAGAATAAATATGAGAAAGCAATGGAGTTTAATGGTGGCACTCTTACGACTTTAACACTGGGTTGACCTCTATTTTCGCTTTCAGGGACCTGAATGTCACCCTGAACACAGGCTTGCCTGGTGGCACCTACTGTGATGTCATTTCTGGTCAGAAGGAAGGAAGCAGATGCACTGGGAAGCAGGTCAGTGTTGGTGGTGATGGCCGTGCCACCTTCTCAATCAGTGGCCAAGATGAGGACCCCTTCATCGCTATCCATGCAGATTCTAAGCTGTAAATCCCGGAAATATGACTtcaaatgaatttttaaaattcaaataaagcttattttaaaaactgaagatgctctttgtcatttttgacttttgacttttgtttatattcaaataatagACTGACATGTAAATATGTTCATGAATATGttcatttataataaatactCTTCAGGGTGTGAAATGAAAACCCACTCATAATATTTAGTcac includes:
- the LOC113011237 gene encoding pancreatic alpha-amylase-like encodes the protein MKLFVLVALFGLGLAQHNPQFKNGRTAIVHLFEWRWADIAQECERFLGPKGFGGVQISPPNEHILVNNPFRPWWQRYQPISYKLCSRSGSEAELKDMISRCNNVGVNIYVDAVINHMCGSGGGAGTHSSCGSWFDAGKEDFPSVPYSNLDFNDNKCKTGSGEIENYGDIYQVRDCRLVGLLDLALEKDYVRGKVAEFMNKLINMGVAGFRVDACKHMWPGDLSAVYGRLNNLNTQWFPGGARPFIFQEVIDLGGEPITANEYVGLGRVTEFKYGAKMGEVFRKWNNQKLSYTKNWGEGWGFMANGNALVFTDNHDNQRGHGAGGASILTFWDPRLYKMAVAYMLAHPYGVTRVMSSYRWDRNIVNGQDQNDWIGPPSNGDGSTKPVTINSDQTCGNGWVCEHRWRQITNMVTFRNVVNGQPHSNWWDNQGNQVAFGRGNRGFIVFNNEDWDLNVTLNTGLPGGTYCDVISGQKEGSRCTGKQVSVGGDGRATFSISGQDEDPFIAIHADSKL